A section of the Roseivirga sp. BDSF3-8 genome encodes:
- a CDS encoding serine hydrolase: MKKALFFYLLLLASLPLAAQDSDLARRLDKLMTDTYPEGEPGATVIVKQGDDILLRKAYGMADMELQVPMQPENIFRLGSITKQFTAVSILKLREEGKLELDEKITTYLKDYPAETGDKVTVRQLLNHTSGIPSYTSQSDFPTYMTDHLSLSELIDKFKTLPLDFEPGTEWSYNNSGYILLGAIIEAVSGKSYEEYVEQELFAPLGMEHSYYGNVKDIIPGRVEGYGKDGENIIVAPYLSMSLPHAAGSLVSNVDDLAVWDKALYEGNLLPAESLKEAWTGSLLANGADTRYGFGWQVGQVGEYTSIEHGGGINGFRTMMIRVPEKELLVAVLQNREWDAPVNLAVSLAETALNTGGEPIAVKIKPKKLKEYTGNYRVTDEAFRVVSIRNDTLFSKRTRQPGFALIPVAKDEFYSPGDNYGRFIFKRDNKGNITQLVFRPRGGMESPSFRTDDPAPAEPEVVEADPASYDRYIGKYQLAPAFALTVFTQGESLMIQGTGQQAIEVFPKSDKRFFAKVVNAEIEFLEENGEIQSLVLYQGGQELPGKKVE, translated from the coding sequence ATGAAAAAAGCATTATTTTTTTACTTACTACTGCTTGCTAGCCTGCCCCTGGCCGCACAGGACAGTGACCTGGCCCGAAGGCTGGATAAACTCATGACCGACACATATCCTGAAGGAGAACCCGGAGCTACGGTCATTGTCAAACAAGGTGATGACATCCTCCTGCGAAAAGCCTACGGCATGGCAGATATGGAACTGCAGGTACCCATGCAGCCCGAAAACATCTTTCGCCTGGGCTCCATCACCAAGCAGTTTACAGCCGTTTCTATACTGAAGCTTCGGGAAGAAGGTAAGCTGGAACTTGACGAAAAGATCACCACCTACCTGAAAGACTACCCTGCTGAAACAGGCGACAAGGTCACCGTAAGGCAACTGCTAAACCACACCTCCGGTATACCCAGCTACACCAGTCAGTCCGACTTTCCTACCTACATGACAGACCACCTCAGCCTCTCAGAGCTCATCGATAAATTTAAAACCCTCCCCCTCGACTTTGAGCCAGGCACCGAGTGGAGCTATAACAATAGCGGTTACATCCTGCTCGGCGCCATCATTGAAGCTGTAAGTGGCAAAAGCTATGAGGAATATGTAGAGCAGGAGCTTTTTGCCCCTCTTGGTATGGAACACAGCTACTATGGAAACGTGAAAGACATCATTCCCGGCCGGGTGGAAGGCTACGGTAAGGACGGAGAAAATATAATCGTCGCTCCATACCTTAGCATGTCACTGCCCCATGCAGCCGGTTCCCTCGTAAGCAATGTAGATGACCTCGCCGTCTGGGACAAAGCCCTCTATGAAGGAAATCTCCTGCCTGCCGAGTCCCTTAAAGAAGCCTGGACCGGCAGCCTTTTGGCAAATGGTGCCGACACCCGCTACGGATTTGGCTGGCAGGTAGGACAGGTGGGAGAATACACCTCCATAGAGCATGGCGGCGGCATCAATGGCTTCCGCACCATGATGATCCGTGTACCCGAGAAAGAACTGCTCGTGGCCGTATTGCAGAACCGCGAATGGGACGCACCCGTAAACCTCGCAGTAAGCCTGGCGGAAACCGCCCTTAACACCGGGGGTGAGCCCATAGCCGTTAAGATCAAGCCTAAAAAACTGAAAGAGTATACAGGCAACTACCGCGTCACCGATGAAGCCTTCAGAGTAGTAAGCATCCGCAACGACACCCTCTTTAGCAAGCGCACAAGACAGCCCGGGTTTGCCCTCATACCCGTAGCAAAAGATGAATTTTACAGCCCCGGGGATAACTATGGCCGCTTCATCTTCAAGCGTGATAACAAAGGCAATATCACCCAGCTTGTTTTTCGCCCCCGCGGTGGCATGGAAAGCCCCTCTTTCCGCACCGATGACCCTGCACCCGCAGAACCCGAAGTCGTGGAAGCAGACCCCGCTTCCTATGATCGCTACATAGGTAAGTATCAACTGGCCCCCGCCTTTGCACTCACTGTATTCACCCAAGGTGAGTCACTCATGATACAGGGTACCGGCCAGCAAGCCATAGAAGTATTCCCCAAAAGCGATAAGCGCTTCTTTGCCAAAGTCGTCAACGCCGAGATCGAGTTTTTAGAAGAGAACGGAGAGATCCAAAGCCTTGTACTCTACCAGGGCGGACAGGAATTACCCGGCAAAAAGGTAGAATAA
- a CDS encoding EVE domain-containing protein yields MKNYWLVKSEPEEYGYDHLKQDGTGRWDGVRNYQARNFMKEMNKGDEVLFYHSGRRREIVGLAEVVKEAYADPGAEDEGKGWVAVDLKAAGRLEACVSLDTIKGDPAFEEFLLVKQPRLSVMPVEKALFEKIIAMSKG; encoded by the coding sequence ATGAAAAACTACTGGTTAGTAAAATCGGAACCCGAGGAATATGGCTATGATCACCTGAAGCAAGACGGTACGGGCCGCTGGGACGGTGTTCGTAACTATCAGGCGCGCAACTTCATGAAGGAAATGAATAAGGGTGATGAGGTGTTGTTTTACCACAGCGGCCGCCGGCGTGAAATCGTGGGGCTGGCAGAAGTGGTGAAAGAGGCTTACGCTGACCCCGGCGCTGAGGATGAAGGCAAAGGCTGGGTAGCGGTGGACCTTAAAGCGGCAGGCAGGCTGGAGGCTTGTGTATCGCTGGACACCATCAAAGGGGATCCTGCTTTCGAAGAATTTCTACTGGTAAAACAGCCTCGCCTATCTGTGATGCCGGTAGAGAAGGCTCTTTTTGAAAAAATAATAGCTATGAGCAAGGGTTGA
- a CDS encoding pentapeptide repeat-containing protein has protein sequence MIPLLGPGEARLSEVRLSEVRLSEARLSVVRLSEVRLSGTG, from the coding sequence ATAATTCCCCTCCTGGGCCCAGGAGAGGCCCGACTTTCGGAGGTCCGACTTTCGGAGGTCCGACTTTCGGAGGCCCGACTTTCGGTGGTCCGACTTTCGGAGGTCCGACTTTCGGGGACCGGATGA
- a CDS encoding pyruvate kinase, whose amino-acid sequence MNKEQIKTLLTRIEEIVETALRMEEKYTNEIEAAAGEQRVSLRNFLHYLALGHHNIRDIQDQLSSAGISSLKNAQLHTLENLHAAQQILHALLHTSCKPRGQEPITLSQASEKLKQNTEALLGQADKDRHTRIMVTFSSSMAHDYQEVKALMQAGMNVARINCAKDDEEAWDKMIRNIKKAEKETGRPCQILMDLAGPKIRTGEIKPGPRQIKIKVTRDIYGKAHFPLTVAVIFDKQGEETDADIVIPVRAQELPPLKPGDHICFRDARDSNRTLQVAEVLDNGFLATTSKNAYLETGMTLRFERITNGQKDIVAQHPVAPVPQKEQYIYLQKGDKLILHARQEPGEPPLYDNQGKVTRCAHIAISLPEVIRHVQQGHKVLFDDGKIEAIVAAKRQDELELHITYAKNERRHLKADKGINFPESDLDTKGLTEKDLKDLDFVAKHAHVVNLSFVQSKDDVLLLQEELKKRNASQIGVMLKIETTEAVHQLPWILMAAMRTYPIGVMIARGDLAVEIGWVELARYQEEIQWMCRAAHIPDVWATQVLEGMAKKGLPKRSEVTDAARSQRAACVMLNKGDYIIDAIRILDNILRQVEDLQYRSSHLLQDLPL is encoded by the coding sequence ATGAATAAAGAGCAGATAAAAACCCTTCTCACACGTATCGAAGAAATAGTGGAAACCGCCCTCCGCATGGAAGAAAAATACACCAATGAAATAGAAGCCGCCGCCGGGGAGCAACGTGTCAGCCTGAGAAACTTCCTCCACTACCTCGCCCTGGGACATCACAACATCCGCGACATTCAGGACCAGTTATCATCAGCAGGAATCAGTAGCCTCAAAAATGCACAACTGCACACCCTCGAAAATCTACACGCCGCCCAGCAAATACTCCATGCCCTGCTCCATACCTCCTGTAAACCCCGTGGGCAGGAGCCAATCACCCTGTCCCAGGCAAGCGAAAAGCTAAAGCAGAACACAGAAGCCCTCCTCGGGCAAGCCGATAAAGACAGGCATACACGTATCATGGTCACCTTTTCATCATCTATGGCCCACGACTACCAGGAAGTAAAAGCACTCATGCAGGCAGGAATGAACGTAGCCAGGATAAACTGTGCCAAAGATGATGAGGAAGCCTGGGATAAAATGATCCGGAACATTAAAAAAGCAGAAAAAGAAACCGGAAGACCTTGTCAAATACTTATGGACCTCGCCGGCCCCAAAATCCGCACCGGTGAAATAAAGCCAGGACCACGGCAAATAAAGATCAAAGTCACAAGAGACATCTACGGCAAGGCACACTTTCCCCTTACCGTTGCCGTCATCTTCGATAAACAAGGCGAAGAGACAGATGCCGATATCGTCATACCCGTAAGAGCACAGGAACTGCCTCCCCTCAAACCTGGTGACCACATCTGTTTTCGAGATGCCCGGGACTCAAACCGAACCCTTCAGGTAGCCGAAGTGCTGGACAATGGCTTTCTCGCCACCACCAGTAAAAATGCCTACCTCGAAACAGGCATGACCCTCCGGTTTGAACGTATAACCAACGGCCAAAAGGACATAGTCGCCCAGCACCCCGTAGCCCCTGTACCTCAAAAAGAACAGTACATATACCTTCAAAAAGGAGATAAGCTCATACTGCATGCCCGCCAGGAGCCCGGTGAGCCTCCCCTTTACGACAATCAGGGTAAAGTCACACGGTGTGCCCACATAGCCATCTCTCTTCCTGAAGTAATCAGGCATGTACAGCAAGGCCACAAAGTACTTTTTGATGATGGAAAGATAGAAGCCATAGTAGCCGCAAAAAGACAAGATGAACTGGAACTTCATATCACCTACGCCAAAAATGAAAGAAGGCACCTGAAGGCCGATAAAGGCATAAACTTCCCCGAAAGCGACCTGGACACAAAAGGCCTCACCGAAAAAGACCTCAAAGACCTCGACTTTGTCGCCAAACACGCCCATGTGGTAAACCTGTCCTTTGTCCAGAGCAAAGACGATGTACTGCTGCTACAGGAAGAACTCAAAAAACGCAATGCCTCCCAAATAGGCGTTATGCTCAAGATAGAGACCACAGAAGCAGTGCACCAGCTACCCTGGATACTCATGGCCGCTATGCGTACCTACCCCATCGGAGTCATGATAGCCCGCGGCGATCTCGCCGTAGAAATAGGGTGGGTCGAACTCGCCCGCTACCAGGAAGAGATACAGTGGATGTGCCGCGCCGCACACATTCCAGACGTGTGGGCAACACAAGTACTCGAAGGCATGGCAAAAAAAGGCCTCCCCAAACGTTCCGAAGTTACAGACGCCGCCCGCTCACAAAGAGCCGCATGCGTCATGCTCAATAAAGGCGATTACATCATCGATGCCATCCGGATACTCGATAACATACTCAGGCAGGTAGAGGACCTCCAGTACCGCAGCAGCCACCTGCTGCAAGACCTCCCCCTCTAA
- a CDS encoding pinensin family lanthipeptide, producing the protein MKKLSLEELTVSSFTTSDKETVKGGYVSEYRVCPATVQLISCYRAC; encoded by the coding sequence ATGAAAAAGCTAAGTTTAGAAGAACTAACCGTGTCCAGTTTTACTACCTCAGACAAGGAAACAGTAAAGGGAGGCTACGTATCCGAATACCGTGTATGCCCCGCAACAGTACAACTAATTAGCTGCTACCGGGCATGCTAG
- a CDS encoding pinensin family lanthipeptide, protein MSEKKLKLNELTIESFTTGQARLLVGGAELLVDDTDDTEPQRSCLLACHSK, encoded by the coding sequence ATGTCAGAAAAGAAACTGAAGCTCAATGAGCTAACTATAGAAAGCTTCACTACAGGCCAGGCCCGCCTGCTGGTAGGTGGGGCAGAACTGTTAGTAGACGATACTGATGACACAGAGCCTCAAAGAAGCTGTCTGCTCGCTTGTCACTCTAAGTAA
- a CDS encoding pinensin family lanthipeptide, producing MKKLKISELEVKSFVTDSFASGIIGGAEGGPTEHAVACPFTQALRDPLCQPTGLCINW from the coding sequence ATGAAAAAACTAAAGATCAGCGAGCTCGAGGTAAAGAGCTTCGTAACTGATTCGTTTGCTTCAGGCATAATCGGCGGTGCAGAAGGCGGCCCAACCGAGCATGCAGTCGCCTGCCCCTTTACTCAGGCGTTGAGAGATCCGCTCTGCCAGCCGACAGGCCTTTGTATTAACTGGTAA
- a CDS encoding PA-phosphatase, producing MYRRLAWILSVALHPLIMPTLMFVVVLLFAPLATIPFTREIMWQLTLAVFITTFIVPIISISSMKLSRYINSFRMADRQERRLPFLVIGAFYIIATWLFASKNTVNPLLNTGMIAMTTVVVIVAIVTFFWKISVHSAAICGAVGFITALQIIYPHDTLLYPLIIFTLLAGALMSARLYLQSHKPAEVWVGGALGFTVCFLMIYYFGR from the coding sequence GTGTACAGACGCCTTGCCTGGATTCTTTCCGTAGCCCTCCATCCACTCATCATGCCCACCCTCATGTTTGTGGTAGTGCTACTGTTTGCCCCCCTCGCCACCATTCCATTCACCAGGGAAATCATGTGGCAGCTTACCCTGGCGGTGTTCATCACCACCTTCATCGTCCCCATAATCAGCATCAGTAGCATGAAGCTCAGCCGTTACATCAATAGCTTCCGTATGGCAGACCGGCAGGAGCGAAGGCTGCCTTTTCTTGTTATCGGGGCCTTTTACATCATTGCCACCTGGCTTTTTGCAAGCAAAAATACCGTTAACCCACTGCTCAACACCGGCATGATCGCAATGACCACCGTCGTCGTCATAGTAGCCATCGTCACCTTCTTTTGGAAGATCAGTGTACATAGTGCCGCCATTTGCGGCGCCGTCGGGTTCATCACTGCCCTGCAGATCATATACCCACACGATACCCTCCTTTACCCCCTCATCATCTTTACCCTTCTCGCCGGAGCCCTCATGTCTGCCCGCCTATACTTACAGAGCCATAAGCCTGCCGAAGTCTGGGTAGGCGGAGCCCTGGGCTTTACCGTCTGCTTCCTTATGATCTATTACTTCGGGAGGTAA
- the rpoN gene encoding RNA polymerase factor sigma-54: MQKLGLTQSLQQKLSPQQIQFIKLLQIPTAELEARVEEELEVNPALEEGGEDTQDDFSSDSEYEDSADQSSDDVDVDDYLRDDDFSGYKMQGDGSYGEDDKEMPIPMMQSLNDQLNMQLGFLHMDDRREAIGRQLLGSIESDGYIRRDLEAIINDLAFSQNIETDLDEVEEILRKIQKFDPPGIAARNLQECLLLQLERKDDQTPAVQNAISILEDHFDEFTKKHYDKIMKRLDIDEDQLKDAINSITKLNPKPGGAGGAARTQYLIPDFILTNNNGKLELSLNSRNAPELRISRSYSDMLDAYDKSNKKDKKLKETVSFVKQKLDSAKWFIDAIRQRQQTLLHTMRAIVDYQFDFFLEGDESKLRPMILKDIANRINMDISTVSRVANSKSVQTEFGIYPLKYFFSEGIATDSGEDVSSREVKNTLRELIENENKKKPLSDDKLEKELKSKGYNIARRTVAKYREQMNIPVARLRKEL, translated from the coding sequence ATGCAGAAATTAGGTTTAACACAGTCATTACAACAGAAACTATCCCCGCAGCAGATACAGTTTATCAAACTGCTGCAGATACCTACTGCTGAACTGGAAGCACGCGTCGAAGAAGAACTCGAAGTAAACCCCGCCCTCGAAGAAGGCGGCGAAGATACCCAGGACGACTTCTCTTCCGACAGCGAGTATGAAGACTCCGCGGATCAGTCCAGCGATGATGTGGATGTGGACGACTACCTCAGGGACGACGACTTCAGTGGCTATAAGATGCAGGGAGATGGCAGCTACGGAGAAGACGATAAGGAAATGCCCATCCCCATGATGCAGTCCCTCAACGACCAGCTCAACATGCAGCTCGGCTTTCTCCATATGGACGACCGCCGCGAAGCCATCGGCCGCCAGTTGCTCGGCAGCATCGAGAGCGACGGATACATAAGACGTGACCTCGAGGCCATTATCAATGACCTCGCCTTTTCCCAAAACATTGAAACTGACCTCGACGAGGTCGAAGAGATCCTGCGGAAGATCCAGAAATTTGACCCACCCGGCATTGCCGCCCGCAATTTGCAGGAGTGCCTCCTCCTACAGCTCGAGCGTAAAGACGACCAGACACCCGCCGTCCAAAACGCCATCAGCATACTCGAAGACCATTTCGACGAGTTTACCAAAAAGCACTACGACAAAATAATGAAGCGGCTGGACATAGACGAAGACCAGCTAAAAGACGCTATTAACAGCATAACAAAGCTCAACCCCAAACCCGGCGGGGCAGGAGGGGCCGCACGTACCCAGTACCTCATACCCGACTTTATCCTCACCAATAACAACGGCAAGCTCGAACTGTCCCTAAACAGCCGCAACGCACCCGAACTACGCATAAGCCGCTCATACTCCGACATGCTCGATGCCTACGATAAGTCCAATAAAAAGGATAAGAAGCTCAAGGAGACCGTTTCCTTCGTTAAGCAAAAGCTCGACTCCGCCAAGTGGTTCATCGATGCCATACGCCAGCGTCAGCAGACCCTGCTCCATACCATGAGGGCCATAGTAGACTACCAGTTCGACTTCTTCCTCGAAGGCGACGAGAGCAAGCTGCGGCCCATGATCCTTAAAGACATTGCCAACCGCATCAACATGGACATATCCACCGTGTCGCGTGTGGCTAACAGTAAGAGCGTACAGACCGAGTTCGGCATCTACCCCCTCAAGTACTTCTTTAGCGAAGGCATTGCCACCGATAGTGGCGAGGATGTAAGTAGCCGTGAGGTCAAGAACACCCTGAGGGAGCTCATCGAAAATGAGAATAAGAAAAAGCCCCTTAGTGACGATAAGCTCGAAAAAGAACTCAAAAGCAAAGGCTATAACATCGCACGCCGTACCGTAGCCAAGTACCGCGAACAGATGAACATACCCGTAGCCAGGTTAAGAAAGGAGCTATAG
- the asnS gene encoding asparagine--tRNA ligase: MAELKRTQIKAVLASDETGTEVLVKGWVRTKRESKNVAFIALNDGSVIHNLQVVADPQALGEETMRLITTGSCLAVRGTLSESQGAGQKVELLASDIEVYGTADPEKYPLQPKKHSLEFLREIAHLRVRTNTFGAVYRLRHALIFAVHNFFNERGFYNVHTPIITGSDAEGAGETFRVTTLPFDNPPRTDEGGIDYKKDFFEKEANLTVSGQLEGELAALALSNIYTFGPTFRAENSNTSRHLAEFWMIEPEMAFYDLQDNMDLAEDFLKYLIRYALDNCADDLLFLDKRAADEDKLKAANERSEMGLMERLQFVLENEFERLPYTEAIEILRNSKPNKKKKFNYVIEGWGADLQSEHERYLVEKHFKKPVILFNYPKEIKAFYMRQNDDNKTVAAMDILFPGIGEIVGGSQREERLDKLTERMEAMHIPAEEMWWYLDTRRFGTAPHSGFGLGFERLVQFVSGMGNIRDVIPFPRTPGNAEF, from the coding sequence GTGGCAGAACTGAAACGGACACAAATAAAAGCGGTGCTGGCCTCTGACGAGACGGGCACTGAGGTATTGGTAAAAGGCTGGGTACGCACGAAGCGCGAAAGCAAAAACGTGGCCTTCATTGCGCTTAATGACGGCTCGGTGATCCATAACCTGCAGGTGGTGGCAGACCCTCAGGCCTTGGGCGAAGAGACGATGAGGCTGATCACGACGGGTAGCTGCCTTGCCGTGAGGGGTACGCTGTCGGAGTCGCAGGGTGCGGGCCAGAAGGTGGAGCTGCTGGCCTCTGACATAGAGGTGTATGGAACGGCTGACCCTGAGAAGTATCCCCTACAGCCCAAGAAGCACAGCCTGGAGTTTCTGAGAGAGATCGCTCACCTGCGGGTACGTACGAATACCTTCGGGGCGGTGTACCGGCTGCGCCATGCACTGATCTTTGCGGTGCATAACTTCTTTAATGAGCGGGGGTTCTATAATGTGCACACGCCTATCATTACGGGCTCTGATGCGGAGGGTGCGGGTGAGACGTTCCGGGTGACGACGCTTCCTTTTGATAACCCGCCACGGACGGATGAGGGGGGGATCGACTATAAGAAGGACTTCTTTGAAAAGGAGGCGAACCTGACGGTATCGGGCCAGCTTGAGGGCGAACTTGCGGCGCTGGCGCTGAGCAATATTTATACTTTCGGGCCTACTTTCCGTGCGGAAAACAGTAATACGAGCCGCCACCTGGCGGAGTTCTGGATGATAGAGCCTGAGATGGCGTTCTATGACCTGCAGGATAATATGGACCTGGCGGAGGACTTCCTGAAGTACCTGATCCGGTATGCGCTGGACAACTGCGCGGATGACCTGCTGTTCCTGGACAAGCGTGCGGCGGATGAGGACAAACTGAAGGCTGCGAATGAGCGCAGCGAGATGGGGCTAATGGAGCGCCTGCAGTTTGTACTGGAAAATGAATTTGAAAGACTGCCTTACACGGAGGCGATCGAGATCCTGCGTAACAGCAAGCCGAATAAGAAGAAGAAATTTAACTACGTGATAGAGGGCTGGGGGGCTGACCTGCAGTCTGAGCATGAGCGCTACCTGGTGGAGAAGCACTTTAAGAAGCCGGTGATCCTGTTTAACTACCCTAAGGAGATCAAGGCTTTCTATATGCGCCAGAACGATGATAATAAAACGGTGGCGGCGATGGACATCCTGTTCCCTGGTATAGGTGAGATAGTGGGTGGCAGCCAGCGTGAGGAGCGCCTGGATAAGCTTACTGAGCGAATGGAGGCGATGCATATCCCTGCGGAGGAAATGTGGTGGTATTTGGACACGCGCCGCTTCGGAACGGCACCGCACAGTGGGTTCGGGCTGGGATTCGAGCGCCTGGTGCAGTTTGTGAGCGGTATGGGTAATATCCGGGACGTGATCCCTTTCCCTCGCACGCCTGGTAATGCGGAGTTTTAA
- a CDS encoding type II toxin-antitoxin system RelE/ParE family toxin, which translates to MVEIRWLKEARLDLKDIFDYISRDSKRYAQRQVDRIFQKTQIIETQIRAGKIVEEINNPAVREIIEGNY; encoded by the coding sequence ATGGTCGAAATAAGATGGTTGAAAGAGGCCAGGTTGGATTTAAAAGATATTTTCGATTATATATCGCGAGACTCTAAACGATATGCTCAACGGCAAGTCGATAGAATCTTCCAAAAAACTCAAATTATAGAGACTCAGATCCGCGCCGGTAAAATAGTAGAAGAGATAAATAATCCTGCGGTTAGAGAAATTATTGAAGGTAATTATTGA
- a CDS encoding M28 family metallopeptidase, whose protein sequence is MKYSNLLLAGGLMLAVACQSSEQEEQASENTAKWADSTAMQAIDAEGFAKHIETLASDEFEGRMPGTAGEEKTINYLKDEFQKLGLEPGNGDSFFQEVQMVEISSQPQGPMVVKNGEGESVSLDYLKDYVALTRRVQEQTSLENSELVFAGYGVVAPEYNWNDYEGLDVEGKTVVVMVNDPGFATKEESLFNGEAMTYYGRWTYKYEEAARQGAAGLLIIHDTEPASYPWSVVRGGWSGPALYLQAQDNNMSRAKVEGWISLESAKKLFALAGMDESLMEEASKPGFKAVPMGVTASLTLDNSLKESISNNVLALKRGAERRDEYIIYTAHWDHLGIGEPVDGDSIYNGAVDNATGTAALLELAEAFTELEDPQGRSILFLAVTAEEQGLLGSEYYATNPVYPLDKTVAVINMDALGNIGSTKDLIVVGYGQSELDDLAEAAAAKMDMHVTPDQNPGAGYFYRSDHFSFAKMGVPALYAESGHESREQGAEWGKAQTETYTSEHYHGPSDEYDAESWDMAGMVEYVQLMFDLGVELANSGNFPNYKEGSEFKAARDDMMAGSK, encoded by the coding sequence ATGAAATACTCAAACCTACTACTGGCAGGCGGCCTTATGCTGGCTGTGGCCTGTCAGTCATCTGAACAAGAAGAACAAGCAAGTGAAAATACTGCTAAGTGGGCAGACTCCACAGCAATGCAGGCAATCGATGCGGAGGGCTTTGCGAAGCATATCGAGACGCTGGCCTCGGATGAGTTCGAAGGCCGTATGCCGGGTACGGCGGGTGAGGAGAAGACGATCAACTACCTGAAGGATGAGTTCCAAAAGCTGGGCCTGGAACCGGGCAACGGGGATAGCTTCTTCCAGGAGGTGCAGATGGTGGAGATCAGCAGCCAGCCGCAGGGTCCGATGGTGGTAAAAAACGGCGAGGGTGAAAGCGTATCGCTTGACTACCTGAAGGACTATGTGGCGCTGACGCGCCGCGTGCAGGAGCAGACGAGCCTTGAAAACAGCGAGCTGGTATTTGCGGGCTATGGTGTGGTAGCGCCGGAATATAACTGGAATGACTACGAAGGCCTGGACGTGGAAGGCAAAACGGTGGTGGTGATGGTAAATGACCCGGGCTTTGCGACGAAGGAGGAGAGCTTGTTTAATGGCGAGGCGATGACTTACTATGGTCGCTGGACGTACAAATATGAGGAGGCTGCGCGCCAGGGTGCGGCGGGCCTGCTGATTATTCATGATACGGAGCCTGCGAGCTATCCGTGGTCGGTAGTACGCGGGGGATGGAGTGGCCCGGCGTTGTACCTGCAGGCGCAGGATAACAATATGAGCCGTGCGAAGGTGGAGGGCTGGATAAGCCTGGAGAGCGCGAAGAAGCTGTTTGCCCTGGCGGGTATGGATGAATCGCTGATGGAGGAGGCGAGCAAGCCTGGCTTTAAGGCAGTACCTATGGGGGTGACTGCTTCGCTGACGCTGGACAATTCTCTTAAGGAATCAATATCTAATAATGTGCTGGCGCTGAAGCGGGGTGCTGAGCGTAGGGATGAATACATCATTTATACAGCGCACTGGGACCACCTGGGTATTGGGGAGCCGGTAGATGGCGACTCTATCTATAATGGAGCGGTGGATAATGCGACGGGTACGGCGGCTCTCCTGGAGCTAGCTGAGGCGTTTACTGAGCTGGAGGACCCTCAGGGGCGCTCTATCCTTTTCCTGGCGGTAACGGCGGAGGAGCAGGGCTTGCTGGGCTCGGAGTATTATGCGACTAACCCGGTGTACCCGCTGGATAAGACGGTGGCGGTAATTAATATGGATGCGCTGGGGAACATCGGCAGCACGAAGGACCTGATCGTGGTGGGCTACGGACAGTCTGAACTGGACGACCTGGCAGAGGCAGCGGCGGCCAAGATGGACATGCACGTGACGCCGGACCAGAATCCTGGTGCGGGGTATTTCTACCGGTCGGACCACTTTAGCTTTGCGAAAATGGGGGTGCCGGCGCTGTACGCTGAGAGTGGCCACGAATCGCGCGAGCAGGGTGCGGAATGGGGCAAGGCACAGACGGAGACGTATACGTCTGAGCACTACCATGGCCCTAGTGACGAGTATGATGCTGAAAGCTGGGACATGGCTGGCATGGTGGAGTACGTGCAGCTTATGTTTGACCTGGGGGTAGAACTGGCGAACTCTGGTAACTTCCCGAATTACAAGGAGGGCTCGGAGTTTAAAGCGGC